One Microbacter margulisiae genomic window carries:
- a CDS encoding SDR family NAD(P)-dependent oxidoreductase encodes MKTSFQQTILVTGTSSGIGRAVAVHLAREGYTVLASVRNSHDAEALQQLGITRLIPLHPLDLTLPEQIKTITGEIKTRVEQKVIPPLYAVIHIAGGGQIAPIELMDINGFRNELETRLVGPVSLLQKLLPLLRQTRGKVLWIATPGLLPVPYVADIHAPDFAVNYLARTLNIELQPDGIKNILVRCGGIDTPSPERSETHLNNMLKRWPDERLRIYKARLINLQNGLKSFNSRRTAPEEVASTVMHILKAKHPRGRYPVGYMSKAGALFEMLPQSWVDAIFSLRERKGSAR; translated from the coding sequence ATGAAAACTTCTTTTCAACAAACTATTCTTGTCACAGGCACATCCTCCGGCATCGGACGGGCTGTAGCTGTTCACCTTGCCCGGGAGGGCTACACTGTACTGGCCTCGGTACGGAACTCTCATGATGCAGAAGCATTGCAACAGTTGGGGATCACCCGGCTTATCCCGTTGCATCCGCTCGATCTGACACTTCCGGAACAAATAAAAACCATAACCGGAGAAATAAAAACCCGGGTGGAGCAAAAAGTGATTCCACCGCTCTATGCAGTGATCCACATAGCCGGAGGAGGCCAGATAGCTCCTATCGAGTTAATGGATATCAACGGCTTCAGGAATGAGCTGGAAACCCGGCTTGTCGGACCTGTTTCGTTATTGCAGAAGCTCCTTCCCCTCCTGCGTCAGACACGTGGAAAAGTGCTGTGGATTGCAACGCCTGGGTTATTACCGGTTCCTTATGTTGCCGATATTCATGCGCCTGATTTTGCCGTGAATTATCTGGCGCGGACCTTGAACATCGAACTTCAGCCCGATGGAATTAAAAATATCCTTGTGCGTTGTGGCGGCATTGACACGCCATCGCCTGAGCGATCCGAAACCCATTTGAACAACATGCTGAAGCGTTGGCCCGACGAAAGGTTACGTATCTACAAAGCACGGCTGATAAATTTACAAAACGGATTGAAATCGTTCAATAGCAGAAGGACAGCTCCCGAAGAGGTAGCCAGTACCGTGATGCATATCCTGAAGGCAAAACACCCCAGGGGAAGATACCCGGTGGGATACATGTCGAAAGCAGGAGCCCTGTTTGAAATGTTGCCCCAGTCGTGGGTCGATGCCATTTTCAGTCTCAGGGAAAGGAAAGGGTCGGCACGGTGA
- a CDS encoding LuxR C-terminal-related transcriptional regulator, which produces METTEQLNKAYADLLAQQHFVESELDYTIPEKHKAQLQQLAQLGNSGVTVFDLYRKQHLFWSYNMEMLFGYDPELMEQKGNDYINSRIHPDDYMTLTRNGIFLLNFVFALPLSERMDYKLINEYRILNQAGHYMRVIEQHQPLELDPRGNIWLAMSMMDVAPDQDEYRGVRYQLLNYKTGRFVLPYSGAVSPDMPLTLTKREQEILFLIRDGLLSKEISEKLFISVHTVNTHRQHILEKLGASNSIEAVHYASQLGLLQ; this is translated from the coding sequence ATGGAAACAACCGAACAGCTCAATAAGGCTTACGCCGATCTTTTGGCACAACAGCACTTTGTGGAAAGCGAGCTGGATTATACCATCCCCGAAAAACATAAGGCTCAGCTGCAACAATTGGCACAACTGGGCAACAGCGGAGTGACTGTGTTCGATTTATACCGGAAACAACATTTGTTCTGGTCATATAACATGGAGATGTTGTTTGGTTACGATCCGGAGCTGATGGAACAAAAGGGGAACGATTACATCAATTCCCGCATTCATCCGGATGATTATATGACGTTGACCCGCAATGGAATTTTTCTTCTGAATTTTGTGTTTGCTTTGCCACTGTCCGAACGTATGGACTATAAGCTGATCAATGAATACCGCATTTTGAACCAAGCCGGCCATTATATGAGGGTGATTGAGCAACACCAGCCTCTGGAGCTTGATCCCCGCGGAAATATATGGCTTGCCATGTCGATGATGGATGTTGCTCCCGACCAGGATGAATACCGTGGCGTCAGGTATCAGTTGCTGAACTATAAAACAGGACGCTTTGTATTGCCTTATTCCGGGGCAGTTTCTCCGGATATGCCTTTGACCCTGACAAAGCGTGAACAGGAAATCCTGTTTCTGATCCGTGATGGATTGCTGAGCAAAGAAATTTCCGAAAAACTTTTCATCAGCGTTCACACCGTTAACACCCACCGTCAACATATTTTGGAGAAACTGGGAGCCTCAAATTCCATCGAAGCCGTCCATTATGCTTCGCAACTCGGGTTGTTGCAATAA
- a CDS encoding AAA family ATPase: MGHDNPFVITISRQLGSGGAYIGQQLAKKLDMYYADNEIINKAANKFSMEESHLASRDEKLQSIWHSFLQFSAFSSDKYIPSDVMDPTSRELYETETEIIRHIAKEHSAVIIGRCGFHILREYSNRVSIFLYGDKSFRVQRIQQIYEISDKEAEEMILQSDKERALYINTFTGKKWSDICNYDLAINTGKIGVDNAVELILDYVKFKQ, encoded by the coding sequence ATGGGACATGATAATCCTTTCGTTATAACCATCAGCCGTCAGTTGGGGAGTGGCGGAGCTTATATCGGTCAACAATTGGCAAAGAAGCTGGATATGTATTATGCTGATAATGAAATAATCAACAAAGCAGCGAATAAGTTTTCGATGGAAGAGTCGCACCTGGCTTCACGTGATGAAAAATTACAGTCCATTTGGCATTCTTTTTTACAATTCAGCGCATTTTCTTCCGATAAATATATTCCTTCGGATGTGATGGACCCAACATCGCGCGAACTTTATGAAACAGAAACAGAAATTATCCGGCACATTGCCAAAGAGCACTCGGCAGTCATTATAGGCCGGTGTGGATTTCATATCCTGCGCGAATACAGTAACCGCGTCAGCATCTTTTTATACGGGGATAAAAGCTTCAGAGTGCAACGGATTCAGCAAATATATGAGATATCCGACAAGGAAGCCGAAGAAATGATCCTGCAGAGCGATAAAGAAAGAGCACTCTATATCAATACGTTTACCGGCAAAAAATGGTCGGATATTTGCAACTACGATCTTGCGATTAATACCGGGAAAATAGGTGTTGACAATGCTGTGGAACTGATATTGGATTATGTAAAGTTTAAGCAATAA
- a CDS encoding DUF169 domain-containing protein gives MDMHLKETFLSLWEKYFGLAELPIVFYYHKELHDAIHLPPKKGRSCIICELAQVRKGASLAYDADNIVCGGAKRFLGFADKIRPNFEYFLSCGIPGEMEGERYIRTPEMVQEIQKQQKAIQDAKDHYIIFKRWDKLQEYDDPAVVIFFARPDVLSGLFTLANFDQTEPNSSIAPFGSGCSTIVYYPYLEKDAERPRAVIGMFDPSARPCVSQDILSFAVPMVKFKKMVEYMEESFLITGTWQTLQKRINR, from the coding sequence ATGGACATGCACTTGAAAGAGACTTTTCTGTCTTTATGGGAGAAATATTTCGGTTTGGCCGAACTTCCCATTGTTTTCTATTACCATAAGGAACTGCATGATGCCATTCATTTGCCCCCCAAAAAAGGAAGAAGCTGCATTATCTGCGAGTTGGCACAGGTACGCAAAGGAGCATCACTTGCTTATGATGCGGACAACATTGTGTGTGGCGGTGCAAAACGGTTTTTGGGTTTTGCTGACAAAATCCGTCCCAATTTCGAGTACTTCCTGTCATGTGGCATTCCGGGAGAGATGGAAGGGGAAAGGTATATCCGAACACCTGAAATGGTGCAGGAAATTCAGAAACAACAAAAGGCAATACAAGATGCCAAAGATCACTATATTATCTTTAAACGCTGGGATAAGCTTCAGGAATACGACGACCCTGCAGTGGTAATTTTCTTTGCCCGGCCTGATGTGTTATCCGGCTTGTTTACCCTGGCCAACTTCGACCAAACAGAACCAAACAGCTCCATTGCACCGTTTGGTTCGGGATGTAGCACGATCGTTTACTATCCTTATCTCGAAAAAGATGCTGAACGCCCAAGGGCGGTTATCGGGATGTTCGATCCTTCTGCACGACCTTGCGTTTCGCAGGATATTCTTTCTTTTGCTGTTCCCATGGTGAAATTCAAAAAGATGGTGGAGTATATGGAGGAGAGCTTTCTGATTACCGGCACGTGGCAAACCCTCCAGAAGCGGATCAACAGATAA